In Armatimonadota bacterium, a single genomic region encodes these proteins:
- the csaB gene encoding polysaccharide pyruvyl transferase CsaB has product MAKIVMAGYLGCGNLGDDAVMLGVMDRLGDHDYTIMSGSPSESNQNFGIRAIDRRDARLTDSVIKESDAVIFPGGSIFQDVTSAKSTIYYNGIVKIAKKHGKKVIFLGQGVGPLKSWIARKQAFAAFSAADLITVRDPGSLTVLREIGIQKKVHLAADSAFLMTEPIRDGDEGKYQVGGMPSVAIAPRPAVRKGVDVVTLFGETCRLLYQAGYAPNLIEMDSHEDGPLISAISKQQGGRIPEIKRLGTPRMSQLRFARMEAVIAMRLHAGILAATVGVPPIMISYDPKVTAFARQLDIGAALPLESLTPQRLFDSFRTHHKNMDKMRPIVEKQRKVLLAEAMKSVELANEILR; this is encoded by the coding sequence ATGGCTAAGATCGTGATGGCGGGCTATCTGGGGTGCGGCAACCTTGGCGACGATGCGGTCATGCTTGGTGTCATGGACCGCCTTGGTGACCATGATTACACAATCATGAGCGGCAGTCCCTCAGAGTCGAATCAGAACTTTGGGATCCGGGCAATCGACCGTCGCGATGCTCGATTGACGGATAGCGTCATCAAAGAGTCCGACGCGGTGATCTTCCCTGGCGGCTCAATTTTCCAGGACGTGACCAGCGCCAAAAGCACGATTTATTACAACGGCATCGTCAAGATCGCGAAGAAGCACGGCAAGAAGGTGATCTTTCTCGGGCAAGGTGTGGGGCCCCTCAAATCTTGGATCGCCAGGAAACAGGCTTTTGCCGCGTTTTCGGCAGCCGATCTCATCACTGTCCGAGATCCTGGTTCGTTGACCGTCCTCAGAGAAATCGGGATTCAGAAGAAAGTTCATTTAGCTGCGGATAGTGCGTTCCTCATGACGGAACCCATCCGAGATGGCGACGAAGGAAAATACCAAGTCGGCGGGATGCCCTCCGTCGCGATTGCTCCTCGACCAGCAGTACGCAAAGGAGTGGATGTTGTGACACTATTCGGCGAGACTTGCCGGTTGCTGTACCAAGCCGGGTATGCCCCTAACCTGATCGAGATGGATTCCCACGAGGACGGCCCCCTCATATCGGCAATCTCCAAACAGCAGGGTGGACGAATTCCCGAGATCAAACGTCTTGGAACGCCTCGAATGAGTCAACTGAGGTTCGCAAGAATGGAAGCAGTCATTGCGATGCGTCTTCATGCGGGAATTCTGGCGGCGACGGTTGGCGTACCACCCATCATGATAAGCTACGACCCGAAAGTGACGGCATTTGCACGGCAACTGGACATCGGGGCCGCACTTCCGCTGGAAAGTTTGACTCCCCAACGCTTGTTTGACTCATTTAGAACGCATCATAAGAACATGGACAAGATGCGGCCCATCGTCGAAAAGCAGCGCAAAGTGCTTCTGGCGGAAGCGATGAAAAGTGTCGAACTCGCCAACGAAATTCTGCGATAA
- a CDS encoding DUF5693 family protein, protein MKKFTDSQISFVAIAILTALVCAFSISKRIQVENANQYVMFAAEVDTIQSYSAAQGMTLEQGIKELKTKGLNGLVVPEETIGELISDGRAELTGVTVASKDQVRSLLFADEETVKRVTRGMGIRFGELVKTVVPRDRRLALPPVDTGSLRSTAIGLDPLVTRLAKENGLGIIARCANPPGVTSKAVIATLEWAKEMGATIFLAQGEQVLGRRNAMDATVSTLQSTGLLYASPEFAKLGGDVEMLGKVGDQTVRLHSAQAAELDKLSLDSAIERFRKAARERNMRILLLRGISNASDAPITTFGEFIQTISYQLQAEGLKEGQPQPYQEPGVPKTVKMLIGLLSGIGAVWVGVRLLGDNRGLIVGGLGGLAIFLGSTREGTALQLAALMASLVFPCGAFFFMLESKLAPWIGLITSALLAMVSGMCVAGLLNGVEYYIRAETFPGVKISVFLPVLILGVIGFAKLNSLKDALKDPITWGAAVTGLVIMAIIGLMILRTGNDNPNTVSGGELAFRGLLEQLLPVRPRSKEFLLAFPALFVGLAMLHKAHYDSAQLGKMRGWVSLLLMLGVVGLTDVVNTMCHLHTPVMTSVIRNIEGIILGGIVGQIVWLVVQKFLVKQMEILNG, encoded by the coding sequence ATGAAGAAGTTCACCGATTCGCAGATTTCCTTCGTCGCTATCGCGATCCTCACCGCGCTAGTTTGCGCTTTTTCGATCAGCAAGAGAATCCAGGTTGAAAATGCCAACCAGTACGTGATGTTTGCTGCGGAGGTCGACACCATCCAGTCTTACTCTGCCGCCCAAGGCATGACTTTGGAACAGGGAATCAAGGAACTGAAGACGAAGGGACTGAACGGTCTTGTCGTTCCCGAAGAGACCATCGGTGAACTCATTTCGGATGGTCGGGCAGAACTGACTGGGGTGACTGTCGCCTCCAAAGATCAAGTTCGGTCGCTTCTGTTTGCAGACGAAGAGACGGTTAAGCGGGTCACGCGTGGCATGGGAATTCGGTTTGGCGAACTCGTAAAGACCGTCGTGCCCCGGGACCGCCGGCTTGCGCTACCTCCGGTGGACACTGGGTCCCTCCGATCAACGGCGATTGGGCTAGATCCTTTGGTCACCCGGCTCGCTAAGGAAAACGGCCTTGGAATCATTGCCCGATGCGCCAACCCTCCAGGTGTGACTTCCAAAGCAGTCATCGCGACCCTCGAGTGGGCAAAAGAGATGGGGGCAACAATCTTCCTTGCTCAAGGAGAGCAGGTGCTTGGTCGGCGCAACGCGATGGACGCCACGGTGTCGACTCTCCAGTCGACAGGACTCCTTTATGCATCGCCCGAATTCGCAAAGCTCGGAGGCGACGTTGAAATGCTCGGGAAAGTCGGCGACCAAACTGTTCGTTTGCACTCAGCCCAAGCCGCTGAGCTTGACAAACTAAGCTTGGATAGCGCCATCGAAAGGTTCCGAAAGGCTGCCCGAGAGCGAAACATGCGGATTCTTCTCTTGAGGGGAATTAGCAACGCTTCCGATGCCCCGATAACGACGTTTGGCGAATTCATTCAGACCATCAGCTATCAACTTCAAGCCGAGGGCCTCAAAGAGGGGCAACCTCAGCCGTATCAAGAACCCGGCGTACCCAAGACAGTCAAGATGTTGATCGGCCTTCTCTCGGGAATTGGAGCCGTTTGGGTCGGGGTGAGACTTCTTGGCGATAATCGGGGCCTCATCGTCGGAGGGCTCGGCGGACTCGCGATCTTCCTTGGTTCGACTCGCGAGGGAACCGCTCTACAACTCGCCGCTCTGATGGCATCGCTCGTTTTCCCTTGTGGCGCATTTTTCTTCATGCTTGAATCAAAGCTAGCGCCCTGGATCGGTCTGATCACTAGTGCGCTGCTCGCAATGGTTTCAGGGATGTGCGTTGCCGGGCTACTCAATGGAGTTGAATACTACATTCGAGCCGAGACGTTTCCCGGAGTCAAGATTTCCGTTTTCCTGCCGGTGCTGATCCTTGGCGTTATCGGATTCGCAAAGCTGAACAGCCTCAAAGATGCTCTGAAAGACCCAATCACTTGGGGAGCGGCGGTCACCGGGCTGGTCATCATGGCGATCATCGGCTTGATGATCCTGCGGACTGGAAACGACAACCCTAACACGGTCAGTGGCGGTGAACTCGCCTTCCGAGGATTGCTAGAACAGCTCCTTCCCGTCCGGCCCCGCTCAAAGGAGTTCCTTCTCGCGTTCCCTGCGCTCTTCGTGGGGCTTGCGATGCTTCACAAGGCGCACTACGATTCGGCTCAGCTCGGCAAGATGCGAGGGTGGGTTTCATTGTTACTGATGCTCGGAGTGGTTGGTCTCACCGATGTCGTCAACACGATGTGCCACCTCCACACCCCGGTGATGACTTCAGTGATCCGAAACATTGAAGGAATCATACTGGGCGGAATCGTTGGACAGATCGTTTGGCTAGTGGTGCAAAAGTTCTTGGTGAAGCAGATGGAGATTTTGAATGGCTAA
- a CDS encoding rhomboid family intramembrane serine protease: MAPRDAEQQKEQVPVITWMLILLNIVIYIADRRGGLFGPSIVYGDLSLRAPEVISALQGGSDRFPIVTLFTSMFLHGGLMHLATNVMFLGVFGPPVEQAVGAWRFPLYYLAWGIFASACHIYAAPYRNVPTLGASGAIGGVLGCFFLLFPSNRIIISLLGWLEWELRAWLLLGAWFLYQIFVPQEGVATWAHAGGFLAGMLTVLVIGGRTAILREHPELIELDDDAS, encoded by the coding sequence GTGGCCCCGCGCGACGCCGAACAGCAGAAAGAGCAAGTCCCGGTGATTACCTGGATGCTCATTTTGTTGAATATCGTGATCTACATCGCAGACCGGAGGGGCGGACTCTTTGGGCCCAGCATTGTGTACGGCGACCTTTCGCTCCGGGCTCCCGAGGTCATTTCAGCTCTCCAGGGCGGATCGGACAGGTTCCCGATTGTCACTCTCTTCACCTCAATGTTCCTGCACGGAGGCCTGATGCATCTCGCCACAAACGTGATGTTCCTTGGCGTGTTTGGACCCCCAGTTGAGCAAGCAGTCGGTGCCTGGCGGTTCCCCCTTTACTACTTGGCATGGGGAATCTTTGCTTCAGCTTGTCACATCTATGCCGCTCCTTATCGAAACGTCCCGACTCTTGGGGCAAGCGGGGCGATTGGTGGTGTTTTGGGTTGCTTCTTTTTGCTCTTTCCTTCGAATCGAATCATTATTTCGCTCCTCGGCTGGCTTGAGTGGGAACTGCGAGCTTGGCTTCTTCTCGGGGCGTGGTTCCTGTATCAGATCTTTGTTCCGCAGGAAGGCGTGGCTACTTGGGCGCACGCGGGCGGGTTCTTAGCTGGTATGTTAACTGTGCTTGTCATCGGGGGTAGGACGGCGATTCTACGCGAGCACCCCGAACTGATTGAGCTTGACGACGACGCGTCATGA
- a CDS encoding carbohydrate ABC transporter permease codes for MSLVSQVGRKRPRARFAMGFLYLLLTLGALTTVYPFLLMVSTGLKGPTDQNDTSVVPVYVSDSNELLSKYVDDKYAGNLEMIGSTRIGDEGDVAEYDRFLMALPNDMWTAGFRLAPNQVTSRVTQRYQTWLRTKFASIEELNKAYIEENVAFQTVQPPTEQLERATWEPLAAQRYSDWLEFKKTLPAEYRIPVRTTRLWQEYLRTTYKNRIDDVPADLKGAAKSFETIITKPSDPLYMKQLPERYQNGTAEELWTASHTGPMPIAAAEKDFVSSNASKIKQEFAGRNFRYVLDYILINGRAVLNTIIFCGLAILTQLVVNPLAAYALSRYPIKASGKILLFLLATMAFPAEVAMIPSFLLLKDLHLLNTFAALVLPGMASGYMIFLLKGFFDSLPTELFEAGQLDGAPETTLLARIAIPLTKPVLGYLALMAFMASYSTFMFAFLVAQDQRMWTLMVWVYQLQTTAPKAVVMAALALAALPTLLVFLFAQRVIMKGIVIPGDR; via the coding sequence ATGAGCCTCGTGAGCCAAGTCGGTCGCAAGCGTCCACGCGCCAGGTTCGCAATGGGGTTCCTCTATCTCCTTCTCACGCTTGGTGCGCTCACCACGGTTTATCCGTTCCTGCTGATGGTCAGCACCGGACTCAAGGGTCCTACCGACCAAAACGATACCTCCGTTGTTCCCGTTTATGTCTCTGACTCTAACGAGCTGCTGAGCAAGTACGTGGACGATAAGTACGCGGGGAATTTGGAGATGATTGGCTCGACCCGGATCGGCGATGAAGGAGACGTCGCCGAATATGATCGTTTCCTGATGGCCCTGCCGAACGATATGTGGACGGCTGGATTTCGCCTCGCCCCGAACCAGGTCACGAGCCGGGTGACTCAGCGTTATCAAACATGGCTCCGCACGAAGTTTGCTTCCATCGAAGAACTTAACAAGGCTTACATCGAGGAGAACGTCGCCTTTCAAACCGTTCAACCGCCCACCGAGCAGTTAGAACGGGCTACCTGGGAGCCGCTCGCCGCTCAGAGATACAGCGATTGGCTCGAGTTCAAGAAGACATTGCCTGCCGAATATCGGATTCCCGTTCGCACCACTCGTTTGTGGCAAGAGTATCTACGAACGACATACAAAAACCGGATTGACGATGTTCCCGCAGATCTGAAGGGTGCAGCGAAATCGTTTGAGACAATCATCACTAAGCCATCCGATCCGCTCTACATGAAGCAGCTTCCCGAGCGGTACCAGAACGGCACCGCCGAAGAGCTTTGGACGGCTTCGCATACGGGGCCGATGCCGATCGCGGCGGCAGAGAAGGATTTCGTTTCGTCAAACGCCAGCAAGATCAAACAAGAGTTCGCCGGGCGAAACTTCCGCTACGTTCTGGACTACATCCTTATCAACGGTCGGGCAGTTCTCAACACGATCATCTTTTGCGGACTCGCGATACTGACTCAACTCGTTGTGAATCCTCTTGCCGCCTACGCGCTATCGCGGTACCCGATCAAAGCGTCGGGGAAGATTCTTCTCTTCCTGCTTGCGACAATGGCATTCCCCGCTGAAGTCGCGATGATCCCGTCGTTCTTGTTGCTCAAGGACTTGCACCTACTGAATACCTTCGCAGCGTTAGTCCTGCCTGGAATGGCGAGCGGATACATGATCTTCCTCCTGAAGGGCTTCTTCGACTCACTGCCTACCGAACTGTTTGAGGCAGGGCAGCTTGACGGGGCCCCTGAGACGACGCTTTTGGCTCGAATCGCAATCCCGCTGACAAAGCCCGTTCTCGGCTACCTCGCGCTCATGGCGTTCATGGCGAGCTACAGCACATTCATGTTCGCGTTCCTGGTCGCCCAAGATCAGAGGATGTGGACGCTGATGGTTTGGGTTTATCAGCTTCAGACGACGGCACCCAAGGCTGTCGTCATGGCAGCCCTTGCGCTTGCAGCACTGCCAACACTCCTCGTGTTCCTGTTTGCCCAACGGGTCATCATGAAGGGAATCGTCATCCCTGGCGACCGGTAG
- a CDS encoding flagellin, whose amino-acid sequence MSFRINTNMPGMIAHRNASMSGSSLQDSITRLSSGMRINTAGDDPAGLIASEGLRAQIASIESASRNNQDAINFSKTAEAALAEVNKLLSDARALAITAGNSATLSASQIQANQDQLSSIASSVTRIALNTQFGTRRLLDGSSGVQAQISDASRIQGMSFAGTFAGTPITSNGLVSVSVSTQATRATFASATLAGGVVLNAGSVNINGTSFSFPSGTTGAAVVASLNSSSGQTGVTANFNSTTNVITLSSSKYGASQAINFTDPSGVISASGTNVAPTGTNAVATASISVNGSTRTAIFTGGKNAMDGLALSDADGNVVRITEFGNTNLGAITTIGQVAAGVASFQIGANVNQTAQLSLPNLTASNLGNDILGNVNLSNIDLSTATGASQAIQVIDRAIEQVSASRGRIGQFTKYILESNNRSLAAAKENMAATESAIRDVDMASEMTQFTKYQVMQQAGTAILAQANNLPQNVLSLIRGN is encoded by the coding sequence ATGTCATTCCGAATCAACACCAATATGCCGGGCATGATCGCCCATCGAAACGCCTCGATGAGCGGTTCGAGCCTGCAAGACTCGATTACAAGGTTGAGCTCGGGTATGCGGATCAATACCGCTGGGGACGATCCCGCAGGGTTAATTGCCTCCGAAGGACTGAGGGCACAAATCGCCTCGATCGAATCGGCAAGTCGAAACAACCAAGACGCGATCAACTTTTCAAAGACCGCCGAAGCCGCCCTTGCTGAAGTCAACAAACTCCTTTCAGATGCACGGGCACTGGCAATCACCGCTGGAAACTCTGCGACGCTCTCGGCATCTCAGATTCAAGCTAACCAGGATCAGCTTTCTTCCATCGCGTCGTCGGTCACCAGGATTGCACTCAATACTCAGTTCGGCACGCGCAGACTGTTGGACGGCTCTTCTGGAGTTCAAGCGCAAATCAGCGATGCTTCTCGAATCCAGGGAATGTCCTTCGCGGGAACATTCGCGGGGACGCCAATCACCTCGAACGGTTTAGTCAGTGTCAGCGTCAGCACCCAGGCGACTCGAGCTACGTTCGCTTCCGCGACGCTCGCCGGTGGAGTCGTCCTCAATGCAGGTTCCGTTAACATCAACGGAACGAGTTTTAGTTTCCCATCCGGAACAACAGGAGCTGCGGTTGTTGCTTCGCTCAACTCTTCATCCGGCCAGACCGGAGTCACTGCAAACTTCAACTCGACAACAAACGTGATTACACTGTCGAGTTCAAAGTACGGTGCTTCACAGGCGATCAACTTTACGGATCCTAGTGGAGTGATCTCTGCTTCGGGAACCAACGTCGCACCCACCGGAACCAATGCAGTTGCAACTGCTTCGATCAGTGTCAACGGCTCCACGAGGACGGCGATTTTCACGGGCGGCAAAAACGCGATGGACGGTTTGGCACTCAGCGATGCCGACGGAAACGTTGTTCGGATCACAGAGTTCGGGAATACGAACCTCGGCGCAATCACTACCATCGGTCAAGTCGCCGCGGGTGTTGCAAGCTTCCAGATTGGGGCGAACGTTAACCAAACCGCCCAACTTTCGCTTCCCAACCTCACCGCGTCGAACCTAGGAAACGACATCCTGGGGAACGTAAACCTTTCTAACATCGATCTTTCGACTGCCACCGGGGCCTCTCAGGCGATCCAGGTCATTGACCGAGCGATCGAACAAGTCTCCGCGTCACGAGGCCGAATCGGTCAGTTCACTAAGTACATCCTCGAATCGAACAACCGCTCGTTGGCGGCCGCCAAGGAGAACATGGCGGCGACTGAGAGCGCGATTCGCGACGTCGATATGGCTTCGGAAATGACTCAGTTCACCAAATATCAGGTCATGCAGCAAGCCGGAACGGCGATCCTAGCCCAGGCCAACAACCTTCCCCAAAACGTTCTCAGCCTCATCCGAGGCAACTAA
- the rimO gene encoding 30S ribosomal protein S12 methylthiotransferase RimO produces MPEAKVRIVTLGCAKNDVDSEEIAGVLQSSGYRVDGVSETTDAIVINTCGFLEASKQESIQAIIDAVAEKNAGRASKVIVAGCLAQRLGPELIRLAPGADAYVGVGQMGRFDEIVRDTLQRSEPTIDVAPPHHRWADIPTRARSGQPWSAYLKVSEGCDHKCTFCTIPSFRGKHESKPIERVLAEATHLAKQGTREINLIAQDVTQYGYDLYKEFTLPKLLRELNDVEGLDWIRILYFYPNRLTDEVIEAMATLPKVAKYIDIPLQHAHPDTLRRMKRPWDGERYLKIFDKVRAAMPDVSIRTTFIVGFPGETGKEFQYLLDFTEAAQLDRVGAFMFSQEPGTPSHDMPGQVSQKVKEDRYHKLMSLQQEISQEVNDGWVGRSLRVLVEDQRDGWLIGRSHRDAPDIDGLVFFKGDAKPGEMVDVEITEAEPYDLFGQQAGSSIKARKKMEPLRMAPPKAPQ; encoded by the coding sequence GTGCCCGAAGCAAAAGTAAGAATCGTCACCCTCGGGTGCGCAAAAAATGACGTTGACAGTGAGGAAATTGCTGGCGTCCTCCAGTCCTCGGGCTATCGAGTCGATGGAGTTTCTGAAACGACGGATGCCATTGTCATCAATACTTGCGGCTTTCTGGAAGCCTCAAAGCAGGAGTCGATCCAAGCCATCATCGACGCCGTTGCCGAGAAGAACGCGGGCCGAGCTTCAAAAGTCATCGTCGCGGGCTGTCTCGCCCAAAGACTAGGACCCGAGCTCATACGACTCGCTCCCGGAGCTGATGCTTACGTCGGTGTGGGGCAAATGGGTCGATTCGACGAGATCGTCCGCGACACCCTTCAACGCTCAGAACCTACAATTGATGTTGCCCCACCCCACCACCGCTGGGCAGATATCCCAACAAGAGCCAGATCGGGCCAACCTTGGAGCGCCTATCTTAAAGTCAGCGAAGGGTGTGACCACAAATGCACCTTCTGTACGATCCCTTCGTTCCGCGGCAAGCACGAAAGTAAACCCATCGAGCGAGTTCTAGCCGAAGCAACTCACCTAGCCAAGCAAGGTACTCGCGAAATCAATTTGATCGCTCAGGACGTGACTCAGTATGGCTATGATCTGTACAAGGAATTCACTCTTCCAAAGCTTCTTCGCGAACTCAATGATGTCGAGGGACTGGATTGGATTCGCATACTCTACTTCTATCCCAACCGCCTGACTGACGAAGTCATCGAAGCGATGGCAACACTTCCCAAGGTTGCGAAGTACATCGACATCCCGCTCCAACACGCTCACCCAGACACCCTACGGCGTATGAAACGACCTTGGGATGGAGAGCGGTACCTGAAGATCTTTGACAAAGTGAGAGCAGCAATGCCAGACGTCTCGATCCGAACAACGTTCATCGTCGGCTTCCCTGGAGAGACCGGGAAGGAATTCCAATATCTTCTGGATTTCACCGAGGCAGCTCAACTCGACAGAGTTGGAGCGTTCATGTTTAGCCAAGAGCCCGGCACTCCGAGCCACGACATGCCGGGGCAAGTGAGCCAAAAGGTGAAAGAGGATCGATATCACAAATTGATGAGCCTTCAGCAAGAGATTTCGCAAGAAGTCAACGACGGCTGGGTTGGCCGGTCGCTCAGGGTCCTCGTCGAAGACCAACGTGATGGCTGGCTGATCGGCCGATCTCATCGAGATGCTCCGGATATTGACGGCCTTGTGTTTTTCAAGGGGGACGCCAAGCCAGGCGAGATGGTGGATGTCGAGATCACCGAGGCTGAACCGTATGACCTCTTCGGCCAACAAGCCGGAAGCAGTATCAAGGCACGTAAAAAAATGGAGCCATTGCGCATGGCCCCACCCAAAGCTCCTCAGTAA
- a CDS encoding PEP-CTERM sorting domain-containing protein yields the protein MAAASQAFVLDDFSTGSFNSGYFSSGSVNAWVNASGAQGGNRFLSSTITANPLGGDARARVVTVAGIYSVGTESQVDIVSRLGYGFANSSLTPASNPLNTDLSLNPKLDLVFDSNDVAQPVTATIYTNGGANTHTLTLNAPGGIVPSSPQSLVFDFTSVAGLLTDVDAIVFDFDPSAGGDFSLTTVQAVPEPASIAVLGLGIAALKRRRK from the coding sequence ATGGCTGCGGCTTCGCAGGCGTTCGTTCTCGACGACTTTTCGACGGGGAGCTTCAATAGCGGCTACTTCAGCTCCGGCTCCGTTAATGCCTGGGTCAATGCTTCTGGTGCTCAAGGTGGAAATCGCTTTCTATCATCCACTATCACCGCAAACCCACTGGGTGGCGACGCTCGCGCTCGCGTTGTGACAGTAGCAGGAATCTACTCCGTTGGTACGGAGTCGCAAGTTGACATCGTATCGCGCCTTGGCTACGGATTTGCCAACTCATCCCTTACGCCTGCTTCAAATCCGCTCAATACAGACCTCTCGCTAAATCCAAAGCTAGATCTAGTTTTTGATAGCAACGACGTTGCTCAACCAGTCACCGCCACGATCTATACAAATGGTGGAGCGAACACCCACACTCTGACGCTCAATGCGCCGGGCGGTATCGTTCCGAGCAGCCCTCAATCGCTCGTCTTCGATTTCACGAGCGTTGCAGGATTATTGACCGATGTGGATGCAATCGTGTTTGATTTCGATCCCTCCGCCGGCGGAGACTTCTCGCTGACAACCGTTCAGGCTGTCCCAGAACCAGCTTCGATTGCAGTTCTTGGGCTAGGCATCGCGGCTCTCAAGCGACGGCGCAAGTAA
- a CDS encoding M20/M25/M40 family metallo-hydrolase: MRPESLAFFKEIVNTPSPSGFEERAAEVYRSYTGSFADKIVTDVHGNVAAILNPGAEMKIMLAGHMDEIGFLIHYIGDDGLLYFSTIGGHDSAIPVGQAVWVHGTERIAGVIGRKAIHLLKDEERKKKPEIEDMWIDIGASSREEAEKYVQLGDCVTFQYEFQHLLGDRATARGFDNKMGSFIVAEALRLLKEEGGLDAGVGVYAVATVQEEIGLRGARTSAYWINAQSGLAVDVNHAIDYPSVSKTKHGQLDVGKGPSVMRGANANPIVFKMIREAGDSSDIPYQVDVTGGGTGTDGNAMQLNRAGMAVGILGVALRYMHTPVEVLSLTDVENCAKLMAAYCRSVKPDTDFTPRVIR; the protein is encoded by the coding sequence ATGCGCCCAGAGTCGCTTGCGTTCTTCAAAGAAATCGTCAACACCCCTTCCCCTTCGGGATTTGAAGAGCGAGCGGCAGAGGTTTACCGCTCATACACCGGGAGCTTTGCTGACAAAATCGTGACCGACGTTCACGGTAACGTCGCCGCGATCCTCAACCCCGGTGCCGAGATGAAGATCATGCTCGCAGGGCACATGGACGAAATCGGCTTCCTCATTCACTACATCGGTGACGATGGGCTTCTGTATTTCAGCACGATTGGCGGGCACGACTCCGCGATCCCCGTTGGTCAGGCCGTGTGGGTTCATGGGACAGAACGGATTGCTGGAGTCATTGGCCGAAAGGCGATTCACCTGCTAAAAGATGAAGAGCGGAAGAAGAAGCCGGAGATCGAAGACATGTGGATCGATATCGGAGCCTCTTCTCGCGAAGAAGCCGAAAAGTACGTCCAGCTTGGCGACTGCGTGACCTTTCAATACGAGTTCCAGCACCTCCTTGGAGACCGAGCTACCGCCCGCGGGTTCGATAACAAAATGGGCTCATTCATAGTTGCCGAGGCCCTGCGCTTGCTGAAAGAAGAGGGTGGTTTGGATGCAGGCGTTGGTGTTTACGCGGTTGCAACCGTGCAAGAAGAGATTGGCCTGCGAGGCGCGAGAACCAGTGCGTACTGGATCAACGCTCAGTCTGGCCTTGCCGTCGACGTGAACCACGCCATCGACTACCCTTCGGTTTCCAAGACCAAGCACGGCCAGCTTGATGTGGGTAAAGGCCCATCAGTCATGCGCGGAGCAAACGCGAATCCGATCGTTTTCAAAATGATCCGAGAAGCTGGCGACTCTAGCGATATCCCGTATCAGGTTGACGTCACCGGCGGGGGAACCGGAACGGATGGGAACGCGATGCAGCTCAATCGAGCTGGTATGGCGGTCGGAATTCTTGGAGTCGCCCTGCGCTACATGCACACGCCGGTAGAGGTACTGAGCCTCACTGACGTAGAGAACTGCGCAAAGCTCATGGCTGCATATTGCCGCTCAGTCAAGCCGGATACCGACTTCACCCCTCGAGTAATTCGTTAA
- the pstA gene encoding phosphate ABC transporter permease PstA, translating to MIIDANLAANLAARKRKDKLFQLVCQLAALAGVILLAIFLSKIFMDGIGKLSWKFITDDLSNRARRTGLWPAIVGSAYVMLLTTAISVPIGVGAAIYLEEFNKKKTGLTNLIQLNIANLSGVPSIVYGLLGRVMFIVVMGLGQSIIAGALTMTLLILPTVIIVTQEALRAVPNSYREGSLALGSSQWQAIRRQVLPNAAPGILTGIILSISRAIGETAPLIVVGAASYVSSLPHSLRDNYTVLPIKIFDWANESQEEFHKVAASAILVLMVCLLAMNSVAIILRARNQAKAKR from the coding sequence ATGATCATCGACGCAAACCTTGCCGCCAATCTCGCCGCTCGGAAGCGGAAGGACAAACTCTTCCAGTTGGTCTGTCAGCTCGCGGCCCTTGCCGGTGTGATCCTGCTCGCAATCTTTCTGAGCAAGATTTTCATGGACGGTATCGGCAAGCTGAGCTGGAAGTTCATTACCGATGATCTCTCGAACCGAGCTCGCCGGACCGGGCTATGGCCAGCAATCGTTGGCTCGGCTTACGTCATGTTGCTGACGACCGCCATTTCGGTTCCAATCGGAGTTGGAGCGGCTATCTATCTCGAAGAGTTCAACAAGAAGAAAACTGGTCTGACGAACTTGATCCAACTAAACATCGCCAACCTGAGCGGCGTGCCTTCAATTGTTTACGGCCTGCTTGGCCGGGTGATGTTTATTGTTGTGATGGGGCTTGGCCAGAGCATCATCGCCGGTGCCTTAACGATGACCCTACTCATTCTTCCCACGGTGATCATCGTCACCCAGGAAGCTCTCCGCGCAGTACCGAACAGCTACCGAGAAGGGTCGCTCGCGCTCGGAAGTTCACAGTGGCAAGCAATCCGCCGCCAGGTGCTTCCCAATGCCGCTCCAGGAATTCTCACGGGAATCATTCTTTCGATCAGCCGAGCCATCGGTGAAACGGCACCCCTCATCGTCGTCGGAGCCGCCAGCTACGTGAGCAGCCTCCCTCACAGTCTCCGCGATAACTACACAGTTTTGCCGATCAAGATTTTTGATTGGGCAAACGAGAGCCAAGAGGAGTTTCACAAGGTGGCCGCAAGTGCCATTCTGGTGCTCATGGTTTGCCTTCTGGCGATGAACTCAGTGGCGATCATTCTTCGGGCACGAAATCAAGCGAAAGCGAAGCGGTAA